The genomic stretch accagtctgcgtaTCCTCGCAAAGCACTGTTGCAattagcatggatcctgaccatactgagAGCCTcgcagtctcgtcaggatccatgctatttgcaacaggctttgaaagcgaacagtatggatcttaaccagactgcgcggatgcgcaggctggtctggatccatgctgggcacaaatgttggttttttctcatggcgtggctcaattatatatatatatcttactgAAACATTTTTTACAGCAAACACATAGTATATATTACCTGTTGTTGTTCATAATAGGCGGAAAAAATTAGGTATCCAATTTTCATGATTATTACACCTAATGGCAAAACTGTGTCATCACAACAATGTTCataaagtattttaatataaagatattaaatccacaatcttgcaaaataaaataagtaaGACATCTAAGATGTTCAGAAACTACCAACCATTTAAACTGACATTTCTTCAGCTCTTGATTAGCAGGTCGGCACCTGATTGCCCAGAAAAATCCTCCTTCCCGTAAACAGTCACCAAATACTGAAAAACATACAACACAATACAGAATgagaataaaattatattattattattataccagatttatatagtgcccttgtcatgaaaaacacgttcaaaggcgctttacaaataGCAAGTGCAGCAGCACGGCGCGAAACCaacctctactagtacagacaccaagtgatctgaccagagggacaaagtGAGATAAAGGCCCTAGAACAGacagagaacttttcagatacagacacATGCCTGGCTAACTTGGCtcttcaacagtacttcagtcatgtaatggcgggcagataacctaaccagtgttcctggattctgtaccagtacaaacctgttctctgcaagaaaatgccaacttcccaacatgaatcagaggtggaggactaatgatttctgacacaatgtcgttttatcaaatagtcagggagaacatcCATCctgcctgaggatcgaactcgcgacctccagatccgtagaccaatgctcttacctactgagctaagcgggcgggctcatgaAGGTGTAAGATTAGCAGTTAAATATATAATCATATCATAGACACTAGATACATTGTATTGGCATTTagttataaaattttaaagtaagaGTGCCACCCTATCACAACTTACACCCTAGTACAATAAAAAGTACAGTAAAAATACTCTATGGACTGAGtggaaaatgtcaattttatcaattttgatgattttaagaGCCTTATATCTCTGGAGATAATTTCTTGAAGTGGCTGAAAAAGTGTCCATAAAAACAGCATAAGTTTGATGAATCACGGGCCATACCTCTGTTGACAATCATCGAACTGAAAAATGCCGATACATGAAATATGCACAATGACACTATTcaatgatcactcctgtaagaTTTTGTGGAAACCACCTTTATAATTTTACAGAGGAAGCTAaatataccgtatagcgggttatttctgcggtcaaaatattctgcgttttggccccaaaaattgctgaataaatttttgcttgttttattctGCGTTTTCACATTAAAAGAAGAAAATCTGCGTTCTGATGCTAAGAAAGTAATTCCACGCATATTCGTCAGTCTTGAAATGACTAGCGCAGAAAAACATCTTACAAAAGTTCAGCAGAGTACTATTCCAAGCTAGCGGGTCAGATGTGTGTATGATGTATTATTCCCCAGATTTAAGGTCCTTGCAGTTCAAGAGTTCCCGGGGCGGACAGGAAAGAACTTACATTCCGTAATTTATCATTACTTCCTGAACACACTTTCGCAGTCAAATCCTTACCGCTCTTCATTTTCAGTATCATCGTAAGATAACTCATTTCCTGTTTTTAAGGCCTAACACaacttttcaaaaatacaactgCCAACACGGTAATCGATAGATAATGTTTAAAAGGTTTTCAAATAGTAGGAAGGAGAAATATCTCTCAACAAGCACTATATGAACTAATTATGAGTGAATTCagtcaaatttattttattacacgTTTTTTTGTTGGATATTAACAGTTAGCACTTTAATTACCATCACACTCATTATATCATTATCGGTAATAGTGACAGATGACGATAGATAGCGaatgtaattttatcaattatgATATTTGAAACCTTATATCTGGTAAAAGTCTGAAAATGGTGAGAAAATGCAGATTGTTTTGATGTTTAATTTTTGCTTGTTAAATATCTGCTGAAAAATTTGCGATTAATCACAGAGACCGCATGAATCGATAATTTAAACCCACCGTTAAATAAGCCAGCAATACGTACATGTTCCAAAGTTTccaaagtaacaaaaacaaatcatctaatactgtgaaatcatttttattcgcgtaggacgaattttctcGTATTTCGCGATatgaccgatgcgcgaatttaagaccgcgctaatattactttttgattatatttcccctttctaaaattgaaaatgcgcgaatttaagcccgcgcgaaacagtcatTTTCAGGTTTGCGCGAAattttcatgccagcgaattttaATGATCTCACAGTAGTACGAAACCTTTATCTTCTTCTGGACACATGTTTTTGGACTCCTCCCTCATTCTCTTTGTGATCAGGTGATCTTCCAATGCTCTCAAAGACCTGTCATCTGGGTCACCTGTTATAAAAAGCATACCTTGTAAGATAACagtaaaattaaacaagagggtcatgatggccctatatcactcacctgactaCCATTGCtcttaaaatccttttaaatggggttttactgtttacaaaaaatggaaggctcaaaccttaagACCCtgagttgttaccttgaccttaagcAGACATGGCTGAGTCGTGAATTCTgaacatcatcttgatgaggtgatcatttgaccaaagtttgatgattatccttcatggggtttaggagatacaagtacagagcggacacgaaattgaaggctcaaacctttgaccatgagttgtgaccttgaccttaaaccaacatgctgactcatgggttctgaaaattgtcttgatgaggtgatcatttgacccaagtttcatgataatcctttaaggggtttaagagatacagagcagacacaaaatgttactgaagaacggaaggatggacggagaccatgactcctataacccccaccacttgtggcgggggattaacaaaggaaggtaatttgacataaaatcagtccatacttaagttatctaccctgattgtctcagtccaacaaaTGACGAGAGACTGTACAATATGTTTGGGTTGGACACTGgttacagtgctttagggtattgcggatagctaactaattttcctgcattccatttcaaagaaatgaaaatagtagtttttattcagcatatcagacagaaaacatctattattcttaaaacagtcagcttttcatagaaatttatgtgtttctttttctccacgccattgtttacatatgagctgatttagggtgtacaggatatctttggtcattttttacattattagtttaaaatccacatcttaacaaactttccaatatttctttaatataaatcagaataataatgtattctcttttcaaaaacattcagctttttaaatttctatcaaatacttttcattcactgacgtttttttacatatacaccaatttagtctataggggatagctttattttacatttggtgACATGTGAAAAATAACACATAAAACTCtattttgttgcgtaatttataaaaaaattcgaaaatcgcgggaaagattaacagaaagcataacacaaatgacgtcattttaacatAACAAGGCGCTGGTCTATGCGGCGAAGGTCAAGACGTCTCCAGTTTAGGGAGGTCAACATATCAGTGACACTGGATAGTCTAGAATAATCATGCATTGCCCACCTGCACTGTACCGACTCAAGCTGATCAATGCGATTACCTGTATATGGGGACCAAACTGTAGAACTGTACTCCAGCTGGGGCCTGACCAGTGTCTTGTATGCCGTTGATTTGAGGGCTTGCGAGTGGACTTTGATGTTACGTCTGAGGAAGCAAGTGTCTGATTTGCTTTTTTAGTGATATTGTCAATGTGGTTGTTAAAGGATAAGTCATTTGATATTGTAACGCCAAGGTATTTGGCAGATGGAACTGATTCAAGGATGGTGTTGTGAAGTATGTATTGAGTTGGGATGACTGTACTAGGTTTTGTAATTTGGTTGACCTGGCACTTGGATGGATTAAATTGCATGTCCCATTTCTGTTCCCATATTTCAAGCTGGTGTAGATCTTGTTGTAGTAGGCTAGAATGTGAGGCAACAGTTAGAGAGAGATATATGgcagtgtcatcagcaaagaggCGTACTTTAGAAAATTTAACAAACTCAGGAAGATCACTGATATAGATTAGAAATAAGAGAGGTCCTAGAACCGAACCCTGGGGCACGCCGGATGAGACTGGTATGGAGCTGGAGTTGTAGCCATTGACAACTACGGATTGTGACCTATTGTCTAGAAAGCCTTTGATCCAttttaagttatggccccttatacCATAATAATGGAGTTTGTACAATAGTTTTTCATGGTTGACCATGTCGAACGCTTTTGAGAAGTCAAGAAGTATGAGGTCAACTTGGCTTTTCAGGTTCACGGACCAAAGAATATCATCAATAAGCATAAGGAGTTGGGTTTGACACGACCTCTTTTCTCGGAAACCATGCTGAAGTTCACAGAACATATCAGACTTTGTGAAGTGTTTTGTGATACTAGAGGCAACTATGTGTTCCAGGGTTTTACACAGGATACAGGTAAGAGAGATTGTGCGGTAATTGGCTGGATCTGACCTTGAGCCTTTTTTTGTAGACTGGCGCTACATTTGCCATTTTCCATGTTTCAGGGAGGATACTGGTTTGCAGGGatttcttgaataattttgaaaagatgGGGGATAGTTCTTTGCTGATGTTTTTAAGAACTATTGGTTTCATTTGATCAGGCCCTGAAGCCTTATGTGGGTCTAACTTGTTTAGGAGCTTTTCTATGCCATTTGCAGAGATGTCAATGTCTGGCATGGGATCATGAGGGCTAAATGTCTCGTTGGGAATCTCTttacctgtatctgcattttCCTGTACTTTTATTTCAGCTAGGAATTTAAGAGAGACAGGAGTTTTAGGAGTGAAGACAGACTGAAACTGTTCGTTGAGTGCAGTGGCTTTGTCTTCATCTGATGTGTGCAGTTTGTTATTTTTCTCGAGTGAGTCAATGCCAGTGGAGTCTTGTTTTGCATGTTTGAGTAATGAGTAAAGTTTTTTGGTGTTTGGTTTATATTGTTGATGCTGATGTTCATGTTCTGTTGGAGTGCTGTTTATGTTGGGAATGTCTTCAAGGTATTCCTGGTATGcttgttttgtttctttcctGCAGAGGTGTTTGAGTGCAAGGTAGTGTTCTTTGTGTGTTTTGGTGTTGTCCTTTATGTATCTTTTGTATGCTTTATCCCATTTCCTATTAAGGCGTTTAAGGCTGACCTTGATCCAGAGGAGTTTATTTTTGGAAGATGACATTTCTGACGGGATGAAAGCTTTGACCCCTTCCTCCATAGACTTAGAAATGGACTGCCAAAGTTCTCCTACAGTGTCACTCTCatatttatttgacctagtgagatGTGCATGAAGGTCTTGAATGTGAGACTTAAGTCCATACCAGTCAGCCCTTTTAAAGAGATGGATTTTCCTAGGTTTTTGGGGTTTAATACGGGCAGAAGTATGAGTATCTATCAGGACGGCTTCATGGTCGCTGATGCCGGGAGTAATACTGGCTCTATTAACGATGGTAGGATTGTTGGTCAAGAACAGGTCAAGGATATGATTCTCTCGGGTAGGATCTTGGCCGACCTGGGTTAAGTTGTTGTCATTAAGGATCTCAATAAACTCACGGTAGTGAGATTTATTTTTACAGTCAGGAGTCGGAGCAAGGTTTGACCAGTCTAACTTTGGCATGTTAAAATCCCCACCCACCCAAACATTGGCCTTGGATTTAGCAGCCATGGAAAGTGACTTCTTGAGCTCTTCCAGGCTATGGGGGTCAAATTCTTTGGGGTTGTAGTAGGAGCCAACAAGGAGTGGTTTAGAGCCTTGGATTTCTATTTTGACCCAGACATTTTCACAGTCTGTATGTAGATGAGTGGCTTCCTGGGCTACAATGCAGTTTCTGACAGCAATGAATACTCCTCCCCCATTTTGTTTCTGCCGATCTCTCCTAAAAATAGTGTAACCTAGGACAGGATTGAAGATTTCATTTGTATAGTGCTTGGGTTTTAACCATGATTCTGTACCAAGGATTATATGTGGCCTAACAGAGTTAACCATATTTTCAAATTCTAATTTCTTATCTACAATGGATCGGCAGTTAACTATTAATACCTTAAGTGATTGCTTGATCTTATTTTTTGGTGCGTGTTTGGGTTGAGTAGGTAACTGGCGGTCTGATTTTGGTGTTGATGTAGTAGAATGTATGTTATTTCCATTTATGACCTGTGGGTTTTTTGGGCTTGTGATATCTGATATGTTCAAGTTGTTTGGTGTTTCAAATGAGTCTAGACTGGCTTTGAGTGGTGATGTTATATTCATGTTGTCACATTGAAGACACTTCCAGACCCCAGCTCGAGAGTCAAGTCCATCATACACACTGTCGGACATCATCATGTCCTGACAATTTGCATGATACCACATATAACAGAAATCACAATATACACCCCGGCAGGACCAAGTCACTGGCTGCTCGCAGCTACCACATGGGAACACAGTAGAGGTATCCCCTATAACTTTCGGTGTCTGGGTAGGGCCAGGATTTAGTTTGATGTCCTGTGACAAGATTAAAAGGAGAATGCTCAGGAAAAAGATGGTTTTGTATGAGCTTTTATGCATGCATTTGGGTCTAAGCAGATGTCGAAGTTTGAGGCTGCAGCATGTGAGCAGGAGTTTGCCAGGTATGTTAAGTGTAATCACCGGGGGGGCAGAGAAggcattaaatataaaaatatcgaAATCAAAAAACCAAGTGTCATGGCCATGTAAAACATATCTACAAATTCATTTCAATATTTAGGACTGTTTAGGCCTAACTATACTAAaagaaccagcgtgggagccatctggtctagtcgcgtaatggctgccaggtatttgaacactaatttttcacttgacatggcaacagaggtctaaattgaagctagtttctgtttaaatttcattgtggatgtatttttgacattttggtaggaaaaatgggagagcaggttgtatttggtgaagtcaagctcaattttagtaattgagtagtacttccaggtcacagcagtgtgattttgatgtcagtttacagtaagcaaatgtgaccagagaaatctctcttagaagataatgacccctacttttctcttcattttatatcagttttatcataactctttaaaatgaggtaaggatttgttctctgaaatgggtctagctatgtttggtagctctttgaaaaaggtcagttttatatagaatatatatagggaaaactatttacgctattgtgacctataagaaaatgtgggcaaaaattgagatttgtccagatattgatataaatgaactagtttggtcagattttggtaaaaaatgagcatttcattgaaattttgctgcaaaaattgataaaaacccaaaaaatcacattttcactgtgttgggtgtattttttttttaaaaaatgcacatttacactctaaattttgcccatctatacctttcagagaggacatttggtatatttcaaagtgttaatgtgtaatttgcttgcaaattatggtaaaaatgtatgaaatagggcaaaaaccagctctggctaaaagaactggttaaaaattatgtcgcgacattaattttgaaggaaaattggcgcagggacccgcattactgaaaatgccataaaacctggaaaactgatttaatcaagctgaaacttggtatttttcatgcagatgtgttactggtactatacaaatttAATTGAGACTATtatagaaaaacagtttttcttataggcctaactatactaaaggaaccagcgtgggagccctctggtctagtcgcgtaatttCTGCCAGGtattgaacactaatttttcacttggcatggcaacagaggtctaaattgaagctagtttctgtttaaatttcattgtggatgtatttttggaCATTTTGGTGGgaaaaaaatgggagagcaggttgtatttggtgaagtcaagctcaattttagtatgagtagtacttccaggtcacagcaagagcaggttgtatttggtgaagtcaagctcaattttagtatgagtagtacttccaggtcacagcagtgtgattttgatgtcagtttacactTAGCagatgtgaccagagaaatctctcttagaagatacatgacccctacttttctcttcattttatatcagttttatcataactctttaaaatgaggtaaggatttgttctctgaaatgggtctagctatgtttggtagctctttgaaaaaggtcagttttatatagaatattatatagggaaaactatttacgcTATTGTGACCTTTCAGATTTAAGAGGAAGTAATTccgttttgatgtattttgatagagcttttcaaaattaaataaagtaagGAGAAAATTTGTGGGAAGTTAAACTCTGATAGACATTGAGAGTTCATTCAAGTATTTATTTGGTAAGAAGTAGGGAGGAATTAAAGAGATCGGCAGTTGTAAATTGTTTTCATTGTggcaaagtagaaaaaaaaaatgaaatatgttttcatgttaaagggacataattcatatgAAAAAGAAATTGCGGTTCCCTATGACTTCAATAATCAGTCATTGAAGCCCAATGAAGTATATGGCTTTAGAGTCTTAGATCTTTGTGGTACATATAGACAGTCTGGTTGTTCAGCATGCCAAAGTACAGCTGCAAAACATCCATATTGATctgtagttcatgaactgatgagcattcatgaactgttcatgaacattcctgaaccattcgtgaacaatgcgatgaatgttcctcaaaaagattgtgaactgttcacgaaccaaaagttcatgaattgttcatgaaactattcctgaaaaagttcacCAACTGTCTGTGAACCTAAAGTTCAAGATTTATTTATGAACTGGTTCTTCCAAAATTTCACCTTTGGTGCATGATTTTAAGTTCATGAATTATAAGTTCAGTAATCAAACAAGTGACTTCATTCAGAACTCcagtgcagtatttgattttatttcaattatgctgatggttcatgaacctgaagttcatacactgttcatgaacttcaaattaatgaattgatcaatcaagtctgaaattcataaaattcataaaacaggatccgtttacttgtaaaagcttctagtatttacagctgaaggctaataccagagttactgataacatacatatgactaggaatgttactacatgtattttgtattttatgttgtctgcaatttgtacaaaaggacttcggacactttctatatgaatttgcctactccaagagtgaaaaattaaccactaagaaataagtatttaattacatacactatcaaaatacatatttgagattatttcttaaagtcaaattttcaatatttgtttcataaaacggtgatttttgctttaaatagaattacgtatcctgttattatacatataaaagctattttgctttatacaacattgttcccacccttGCATCAagaccatatttggccagcatatgtagatattaattatacacattttccgtgactattgtgttgatgcaaggggtggaacaatacttttaaacaaaaaaatataactacagggtgttcctaaatgtaaagtaaccaatactttttacattcatgtttaataatttgattgtcacatatttttacatctgtttgtaacttaGATACTATACAAATttttgaaagggtacacataggcatattatacatgtatagtagtgagagaagcaaatactgtgaatattattcgttgggttaaattttcattggcttatcctggttgtttgctgcagtagattggcaaacgtgtgctgtaaaatactagcaacacaccaggtaatcttctgcatgccctcctcgcgacgcgcactcCGTTAGCGATGAAGatgttatttgttttccatttggtttcattttttttttttatatatatttttcatttctttatttttttcatcttcttctgtgcgtttatatttatttcttttagacacaaaccaaatgtcacacgcattcattacttcatgttcttccttctgtgaaaactgaattgaatattgttctttgcggcggactaggtcTAAACACCAAAAAAAAGAGTCAGTATGTGCACAGAAGATAATCTGATCCTGGCTATAGTccatccaacagaaataacgcttggtattgatatgcctgtgatgtaTAGGTCCAGAGAAGGTCATGACAGTGATGGTTTCACATTTAGTGTGATGCCATGAAAGTGATGTGCCAAgccgctttccatgcagatgacatatacaaaacagccagacgcgaaaacgaactaaaaggtccagtcGAGTTTCAGATGGAATTTTTATGCATCGACCTGCTGTCTACTTTAGctctacaaatgacacatttcgaatgtgttttgctCACAACTTCAACCCTGATTAGgcaacattatctttaaatgggttgttgtcagacttatcccgatttaacttttttccgatacagcttccttaggcaagccccacaaagaactgtcatttcggatacattttattacatgtttaagccaagtgaaccgtgtcatgagaaaaccaacatagtgttttgTGATCAGCAtcaatccagaccagcctgcgcagtctggtcaggatccatgctgttcggtttcaaagcctattggaattaaaaaaaccgttagcgaacagcatagatccgtGACTTGACTGCGcaaatccatgctggtcgcaattgcagtatgttggttttctcatggtgcggctcaaattttatctgtgccactggtacttatcccaagcaagaacccaccctacggcttgataagatgactgcatTTTCTTagtagggaatcgatcttaccgattttcgtcgcgaagcgacgaaaatcgggatcgaatcccactacggtaacatacgagggtatccaaacaacacatactatccaaataaaaaaatatggagttccggtttagaccatgggcgtgcgacgaccccgatgaaattcgggatgtcacggtcttcgttaatgttaataagcgtccgtcagatcagtaggcgaaacgcaatatccgcgcaataagatgtctgcgactcgaaagaatattcaaagtaagctgttaattttgttgcgtcagaagctaattagccggtaacgtgactacactgatataatttgtgatacaaacatgctttattcaatactgagtagcatttttaaacggcgacattttgaacatttttatatttagcgtGAGAGTGGATTACACGTTACACTGGccccgacattttgaaaatttgaggaaaacaaaacacattctccaacgagttcttcagctcggggaatgagagaatagattcacctttgtgtcgcttttcagatcgtatttaattcctttccggtactttagtgtctttgaacttctttgttactaagcctatattgaatttttaaaattaagaaatccgtgattttacttgcaggcatgactgattaatggaattattttacttttatatagaatatggacggcactccattgcagcatgtgcatggttggacctgttgacatttttagaaacgtgagtaactaactttccattgtataataataatgtaaacaaacaccccacccataaaaatcatagaaattccttattttttacatttttatttattcatcaatttgaaatgggccttttagattattatttcttaaggctcactgcatgtatacgcagtaattaagttgagcttatgattctgccgataagctgtgctcggcctaaatattatatagggaatcggatcggcttatagaaaaaaatatagattttaaacaggctggtaacattgcccgatcgggctttcgacataaaaactaacattttttgaaaaatagtaaagatatttctttcaaacttggttcatatattcatatgacacaaattaaaataaaaataacttggttgtcttcagttttggtagaattatttccccttttcagatttttatgacgcataatttttgaagtccaaaaaattatgtgttaatgcattacattatgctattggtgtttgtttcgtatattccacactcatttgacaccgtgcaaattgtcaacagtcgagatagcgttgataagcgcaacttggcgcagacatgcaattcggctcaatctttctttggaatatatgtaatactgtttagtCATAtcgtactgatacaaccacattttaaaataaattcgtattgatacatacacattttaaaataaagtcatatctgatccctaacaagttcatattaaattacaaaaatacagcccttatctggagcaaagagctataaaaataaatagattggcaacttgaaaggcatatagagcaaatctcgccaacctcccgtgacaaaaaaacgagatctcgtttaccggaagtggcgctttctccacgcgccattttgtatgtgaaagcagttattcatcggtaaaataattatcaccatatgaccacgcttctttcgatagcaaaaaaaacgtgtacttcgtgtcttaagaccatttcaaattaaactaattttgttttagaagctaacatgtattttaaatgtagttttaaaggtacaaattgtaactccatgctcgccgatgtttgtttttagtaagataacgccgaatcacgctctgccacgagctcacgcgagattacagccagttgccattctgtgtattttatacttctttgtctggagttctgaagcatgctcgattagttggtcagaattatgaaggaattgaattcaaactgttccataaatgcaagagtttaagagttatagtcagaaccataatcatgcagaagaggtaattactttcac from Mercenaria mercenaria strain notata chromosome 16, MADL_Memer_1, whole genome shotgun sequence encodes the following:
- the LOC123540874 gene encoding COX assembly mitochondrial protein homolog: MLFITGDPDDRSLRALEDHLITKRMREESKNMCPEEDKVFGDCLREGGFFWAIRCRPANQELKKCQFKWFNSEEFRKKITEQYLDDRAEFRRTGITQKYVEHERKKEKEFQEWLKHKQEHSETHAS
- the LOC128549254 gene encoding uncharacterized protein LOC128549254 produces the protein MMSDSVYDGLDSRAGVWKCLQCDNMNITSPLKASLDSFETPNNLNISDITSPKNPQVINGNNIHSTTSTPKSDRQLPTQPKHAPKNKIKQSLKVLIVNCRSIVDKKLEFENMVNSVRPHIILGTESWLKPKHYTNEIFNPVLGYTIFRRDRQKQNGGGVFIAVRNCIVAQEATHLHTDCENVWVKIEIQGSKPLLVGSYYNPKEFDPHSLEELKKSLSMAAKSKANVWVGGDFNMPKLDWSNLAPTPDCKNKSHYREFIEILNDNNLTQVGQDPTRENHILDLFLTNNPTIVNRASITPGISDHEAVLIDTHTSARIKPQKPRKIHLFKRADWYGLKSHIQDLHAHLTRSNKYESDTVGELWQSISKSMEEGVKAFIPSEMSSSKNKLLWIKVSLKRLNRKWDKAYKRYIKDNTKTHKEHYLALKHLCRKETKQAYQEYLEDIPNINSTPTEHEHQHQQYKPNTKKLYSLLKHAKQDSTGIDSLEKNNKLHTSDEDKATALNEQFQSVFTPKTPVSLKFLAEIKVQENADTGKEIPNETFSPHDPMPDIDISANGIEKLLNKLDPHKASGPDQMKPIVLKNISKELSPIFSKLFKKSLQTSILPETWKMANVAPVYKKRLKVRSSQLPHNLSYLYPV